A section of the Streptococcus oriscaviae genome encodes:
- the tyrS gene encoding tyrosine--tRNA ligase — MNIFEELKARGLVFQTTDEEALVKALTEGVVSYYSGYDPTADSLHLGHLVPILVMRHLQLAGHKPYALVGGATGLIGDPSFKDAERSLQTKDTVDGWVTKIQGQLSRFLDFENGDNKAQMVNNYDWFSGISFIDFLRDVGKYFTVNYMMSKESVKKRIETGISYTEFAYQIMQGYDFYELNDKHNVTLQIGGSDQWGNMTAGTELLRRKADKTGHVMTVPLITDSTGKKFGKSEGNAVWLDADKTSPYEMYQFWLNVMDDDAVRFLKIFTFLSLDEIAEIEEKFDAARHERLAQKILAKEVVTLVHGEEAYHQALNITEQLFAGNIKNLSATELKQGLSNVPNYAVQATDDRNIVELLVASGVVNSKRQAREDVQNGAIYVNGERVQDLDYNLSDSDKIDGELTVIRRGKKKYFVLTY, encoded by the coding sequence ATGAACATTTTTGAAGAACTCAAAGCCCGCGGCTTGGTCTTTCAAACGACAGACGAAGAAGCCCTCGTAAAAGCCCTGACAGAAGGAGTGGTTTCTTATTATTCAGGCTATGATCCAACAGCAGACAGTCTTCATTTAGGACATTTGGTTCCAATCCTCGTCATGCGCCACCTGCAACTGGCTGGACACAAGCCTTACGCTCTTGTTGGCGGAGCAACTGGACTCATCGGCGACCCTTCCTTCAAAGATGCGGAGCGCAGCCTTCAAACCAAAGACACCGTAGATGGTTGGGTGACAAAAATCCAAGGCCAACTCTCCCGTTTCTTGGACTTTGAAAATGGTGACAATAAGGCCCAGATGGTCAACAACTACGACTGGTTCTCAGGGATCAGCTTTATCGACTTCTTGCGCGATGTTGGAAAATACTTCACCGTCAACTACATGATGAGTAAGGAATCTGTCAAAAAACGGATTGAAACAGGGATTTCCTATACCGAGTTTGCCTACCAGATTATGCAGGGCTACGATTTCTATGAGCTCAACGACAAGCATAATGTAACCTTGCAAATCGGTGGTTCTGATCAATGGGGCAATATGACTGCGGGTACGGAATTGCTGCGCCGCAAGGCTGACAAGACCGGTCACGTCATGACCGTTCCCCTCATCACCGACTCAACCGGCAAGAAATTTGGCAAATCCGAAGGCAATGCCGTTTGGTTGGATGCGGACAAGACCTCACCCTACGAAATGTACCAATTCTGGCTCAATGTCATGGACGATGATGCCGTTCGTTTCCTGAAAATCTTCACCTTCTTGTCACTGGATGAAATTGCAGAAATTGAGGAAAAATTTGATGCAGCACGCCATGAGCGCTTGGCTCAGAAGATTTTGGCCAAGGAAGTGGTGACTCTGGTTCACGGTGAAGAAGCTTATCACCAAGCCCTCAACATCACCGAGCAACTCTTTGCCGGAAACATCAAAAACCTGTCCGCAACAGAGCTCAAACAGGGACTCAGCAATGTGCCAAACTATGCTGTTCAAGCTACTGATGACAGAAATATCGTTGAGCTGCTGGTTGCTTCAGGCGTTGTCAATTCCAAACGCCAAGCCAGAGAGGATGTTCAAAACGGAGCCATCTATGTCAATGGCGAACGCGTACAAGACCTGGATTACAACCTATCCGACAGCGACAAGATTGACGGTGAGTTGACCGTTATCCGCCGCGGTAAAAAGAAATACTTTGTCTTGACCTATTAA
- a CDS encoding HIT family protein: MTCIFCHQLNETDILYQTEHFKLVWDIDPIQTGHLLIISKEHYDTLSQVPPAVRYELSDLEVFLTEKLCQALAIDGVTLACNDRLFDAGTHFHVHLIPRFQSDGFWDKITLPQAKLELAHFLQTL, from the coding sequence ATGACCTGTATTTTTTGCCATCAACTCAATGAAACAGACATCCTCTACCAGACAGAACATTTCAAACTCGTGTGGGATATTGACCCGATTCAAACGGGGCACCTGCTGATTATCAGCAAAGAACACTATGACACACTTAGTCAAGTTCCTCCTGCTGTTCGTTATGAATTATCGGACTTAGAAGTCTTCTTAACTGAGAAACTCTGTCAAGCATTGGCAATTGACGGCGTGACTCTTGCTTGTAACGACCGCTTATTCGATGCAGGAACCCACTTCCATGTTCACCTAATCCCACGTTTTCAATCAGACGGCTTCTGGGATAAGATCACACTCCCCCAAGCCAAACTGGAACTCGCCCACTTTCTTCAAACATTATAA
- a CDS encoding heavy-metal-associated domain-containing protein: protein MKQTLKLKNLSCQNCVKHVTNHLLELDGVEEVNIQLEEQLAEVETSVAYDLEAYQEVLEDTVYEVEELI from the coding sequence ATGAAACAAACCTTGAAATTGAAAAACTTGTCTTGTCAAAACTGCGTCAAACATGTGACCAACCATCTCTTGGAGTTGGATGGAGTGGAAGAGGTGAACATCCAGCTGGAAGAACAATTGGCTGAGGTGGAAACTTCAGTGGCCTACGATTTGGAGGCTTACCAAGAGGTGCTGGAAGATACGGTCTATGAAGTAGAAGAGTTGATATAA
- a CDS encoding CopY/TcrY family copper transport repressor, producing the protein MEQTISAAEWQVMRVLWAQPGATSQEIIQALQEGFDWQATTIKTLLGRLRKKDYLRMVKETSKYHYYPLISEEAHLQEQVELLLATICSTKQGQLVENLLDTGIFSKKTLEKLAIKIRQLQESAPEHVVCQCLAGQCTCGHHHTLRKSTSDVVDLI; encoded by the coding sequence GTGGAGCAGACGATTTCAGCTGCGGAGTGGCAGGTTATGCGGGTTCTTTGGGCGCAACCTGGGGCGACTTCTCAGGAAATCATTCAGGCCTTGCAGGAGGGGTTTGATTGGCAGGCGACAACCATTAAGACGCTGCTGGGGCGGTTGCGGAAGAAAGACTATTTGCGCATGGTCAAGGAAACTAGCAAGTATCATTATTACCCGCTAATCAGCGAAGAAGCACATTTGCAGGAGCAGGTGGAGCTCTTACTGGCTACCATCTGTTCCACAAAACAGGGACAGTTGGTCGAAAACCTGCTGGACACAGGGATTTTTTCCAAAAAGACTTTAGAAAAGTTGGCGATAAAAATTCGTCAGTTGCAAGAATCAGCACCTGAGCATGTGGTCTGTCAGTGCTTGGCAGGTCAATGTACCTGCGGACATCATCATACTCTTCGAAAATCAACCTCAGACGTTGTTGACTTGATTTGA
- a CDS encoding zinc ABC transporter substrate-binding protein AdcA yields MKKLVRFGLGLSVLLLAACSQGTSSQDDTVDIVTTFYPVYEFTKQVVGDEGNVNLLIEAGTEVHDFEPSAKDIATIQEADVFVYENENMETWVPEVVESVDTDKVHVVKATEGMLLLPGSEEDHDHAEGEGHEHAYDPHVWLSPERAITLVENIRDSLVAKYPEKKDAFEENAAAYIEKLDTLDMKYSETLSAAKQKYFVTQHTAFAYLALDYGLKQVSITGVAADEDPTPSRLAELAEYINKYGIKYIYFEENASKSVAETLAKETGVQLDVLNPLESLTQEAMDKGENYISVMEANLAALEKTTSQAGSEILPEDGGETAQTVYNGYFEDSAVKDRTLSDYAGNWQSVYPYLVDGTLDQVWDYKAKLKGGMTAEEYKSYYDTGYKTDVDHINITDKTMEFVVGDKSYKYTYKYVGYKILTYKKGNRGVRFLFEATDADAGDYKYVQFSDHNIAPVKTGHFHIYFGGESQEKLLEELENWPTYYPDGLTGLEIGQEMLAH; encoded by the coding sequence ATGAAAAAGTTAGTTAGATTTGGTTTGGGATTGAGCGTATTGCTCTTGGCTGCCTGCAGTCAGGGAACAAGTTCTCAGGATGACACAGTGGATATTGTTACTACCTTCTACCCTGTCTATGAGTTTACCAAACAAGTAGTGGGAGATGAGGGAAATGTTAATCTCTTGATAGAGGCAGGAACAGAGGTTCATGATTTTGAGCCATCTGCCAAGGATATTGCGACCATCCAAGAAGCAGATGTTTTTGTCTATGAAAATGAGAACATGGAAACTTGGGTACCTGAGGTTGTTGAGTCGGTTGATACTGACAAGGTTCATGTTGTTAAGGCGACGGAGGGCATGCTTCTCTTGCCAGGAAGTGAAGAAGACCATGACCACGCGGAAGGGGAAGGCCATGAGCACGCTTATGATCCCCATGTTTGGTTGTCCCCAGAGCGCGCGATAACTCTTGTAGAGAATATTCGTGACAGCTTAGTGGCTAAATATCCGGAAAAGAAAGATGCTTTTGAAGAAAATGCGGCAGCTTATATTGAAAAGTTGGATACCTTGGATATGAAGTATTCGGAAACCTTGTCTGCGGCGAAACAGAAATACTTTGTGACACAACACACTGCCTTTGCCTACCTAGCTTTAGATTATGGTTTGAAACAGGTGTCTATCACGGGTGTTGCAGCAGATGAAGATCCGACTCCATCACGTTTGGCAGAATTAGCAGAATACATCAACAAGTACGGCATCAAGTATATTTACTTCGAGGAAAATGCTTCTAAGTCCGTTGCAGAAACTCTTGCCAAGGAAACAGGTGTTCAGTTGGATGTGCTCAATCCTCTGGAAAGCTTGACGCAGGAAGCAATGGACAAGGGTGAGAATTATATTTCTGTTATGGAAGCAAACTTGGCAGCTCTTGAAAAAACCACTAGTCAGGCAGGTTCAGAGATTTTGCCAGAAGATGGGGGAGAAACGGCTCAGACCGTTTACAATGGCTATTTTGAAGATAGTGCAGTAAAAGATCGGACGCTTTCTGATTATGCTGGTAATTGGCAGTCTGTTTACCCTTATCTGGTGGATGGAACCTTGGATCAGGTCTGGGACTACAAGGCTAAACTCAAAGGTGGCATGACAGCAGAAGAATACAAATCTTACTACGATACGGGTTACAAGACGGATGTTGACCATATCAACATCACAGACAAGACCATGGAATTTGTAGTGGGTGACAAGTCCTACAAGTATACTTACAAGTATGTCGGTTACAAAATTTTGACCTATAAAAAAGGCAATCGTGGCGTGCGTTTCTTGTTTGAAGCAACAGATGCGGATGCTGGAGATTACAAGTATGTTCAATTTAGTGACCATAATATTGCACCAGTTAAAACTGGTCACTTCCATATCTATTTTGGTGGAGAGAGCCAAGAAAAATTATTGGAAGAGTTGGAAAATTGGCCAACCTACTACCCAGATGGATTGACTGGTTTGGAAATTGGTCAGGAAATGTTGGCTCACTAA
- a CDS encoding metal ABC transporter permease — protein MFNALDLSVFNYDFMQRAFWAIIAMSLFSPILGVFLILRRQSLMSDTLSHVSLAGVAFGLVLGVSPTFSTILVVIIAAVFLEYLRTIYKNFMEIGTAILMSTGLAISLIVMNQSGGKSSLSLEQYLFGSIVTISQEQVVALFIIALVVVLLTVFFLRPMYILTFDEDTAFVDGLPVRAMSIAFNVVTGVAIALMIPAAGALLVSTIMVLPASIALRLGKSFKAVIFIGMAIGFVGMVAGLFTSYYAETPASASITLIFISIFLLVNVFQKLKK, from the coding sequence ATGTTTAATGCGCTAGACTTGTCTGTTTTTAACTATGATTTCATGCAGAGGGCCTTCTGGGCGATTATTGCGATGAGTTTGTTTTCTCCGATTTTGGGTGTCTTTCTGATTTTAAGACGGCAAAGTTTGATGAGCGATACGCTTAGTCACGTTTCGCTGGCGGGAGTGGCTTTTGGCTTGGTTTTAGGAGTTTCTCCTACTTTTTCAACCATTTTGGTGGTTATTATCGCTGCGGTTTTCTTGGAGTATTTGCGCACCATTTACAAGAACTTCATGGAGATTGGGACAGCGATTTTGATGTCAACGGGCTTAGCGATTTCGTTGATTGTGATGAATCAGTCGGGAGGAAAATCGAGTTTAAGCTTGGAACAATACCTTTTTGGTTCGATTGTGACAATTAGTCAGGAACAGGTAGTGGCTCTGTTTATTATTGCTTTAGTGGTTGTTCTGTTAACCGTGTTCTTTTTGCGGCCCATGTATATCTTGACTTTTGATGAGGACACTGCTTTTGTTGATGGTTTGCCGGTTCGAGCTATGTCTATTGCCTTCAATGTGGTGACAGGGGTTGCGATCGCACTGATGATTCCTGCTGCGGGAGCATTGTTGGTTTCAACTATAATGGTTTTGCCGGCTTCCATTGCTTTACGATTGGGAAAGAGCTTTAAAGCTGTTATCTTTATTGGGATGGCGATTGGTTTTGTGGGAATGGTAGCAGGACTCTTTACTTCCTACTATGCAGAAACACCGGCCAGCGCCAGCATCACCTTGATTTTCATCAGTATTTTCCTGCTGGTGAACGTATTCCAAAAATTAAAAAAATAA
- a CDS encoding metal ABC transporter ATP-binding protein codes for MRYITVEDLSFYYDKEPVLEHIRYHLDSGEFVTLTGENGAAKTTLIKATLGILKPKQGKVYISETSISGKKLRMAYLPQQIASFNAGFPSTVYEFVKSGRYPRQGWFRRLTAHDEEHIQTSLESVGMWEHRNKRLGSLSGGQKQRAVIARMFASDPDIFILDEPTTGMDAGTKEAFYQLMHHSAKRHGKSVLMITHDPDELEKYADRNIYLVRNQESPWRCFNVHEKDEEVGHV; via the coding sequence ATGAGATATATTACAGTGGAGGATCTGTCCTTTTATTACGACAAGGAGCCTGTTTTGGAACACATCCGTTACCATTTGGACAGTGGGGAATTTGTGACCTTGACGGGGGAGAACGGGGCTGCTAAGACGACTTTGATCAAGGCAACACTGGGTATCTTAAAGCCCAAACAAGGGAAGGTTTATATTTCTGAAACGAGTATTTCTGGGAAAAAATTGCGGATGGCTTATCTGCCACAACAGATTGCGAGTTTCAATGCTGGATTTCCCAGTACAGTTTATGAGTTTGTTAAATCCGGTCGCTATCCGCGGCAGGGATGGTTTCGTCGGTTAACAGCTCATGATGAGGAGCATATTCAGACGAGTTTGGAATCTGTCGGGATGTGGGAACATCGCAATAAGCGGTTGGGTTCTTTGAGTGGTGGACAAAAACAGCGAGCGGTGATTGCTCGGATGTTTGCATCAGACCCGGATATTTTTATTCTGGATGAGCCGACGACAGGAATGGATGCCGGTACCAAGGAAGCTTTTTATCAGCTGATGCACCATTCTGCTAAAAGGCATGGGAAGTCGGTCTTGATGATTACGCATGATCCGGATGAGTTGGAAAAATATGCAGACCGTAATATCTATTTAGTGCGGAATCAGGAGTCGCCATGGCGCTGCTTCAATGTTCATGAGAAGGACGAGGAGGTGGGCCATGTTTAA
- a CDS encoding zinc-dependent MarR family transcriptional regulator yields the protein METLAHQIDQSLHDIVLCSENQLEILVGTCQSGVTLTNTQEHILMLIENNSYTNTEIARQLNVSQAAITKAIKSLIAQEMLVAVRDSKDARVVRYSLTETAKPIAAEHAHHHAHTIASYKELLSAYSESEQAVISRFLTDLVGKIKKS from the coding sequence ATGGAAACATTGGCTCATCAGATCGATCAGAGTTTGCATGATATTGTTTTATGCTCGGAAAATCAGCTGGAAATCTTGGTTGGGACTTGTCAGAGTGGAGTAACCTTGACCAATACTCAGGAACATATTTTGATGCTGATTGAGAATAATTCCTATACAAATACGGAGATTGCTCGTCAGCTGAATGTAAGCCAGGCTGCGATTACCAAGGCGATTAAGTCCTTGATTGCTCAGGAGATGTTAGTGGCTGTTCGAGATAGCAAGGATGCTCGGGTGGTGCGTTACAGTTTGACCGAGACAGCCAAGCCGATTGCTGCGGAACACGCTCATCATCATGCTCATACGATTGCCTCTTATAAGGAACTTCTGTCAGCTTATTCGGAGTCTGAGCAGGCAGTCATCAGTCGTTTTTTGACAGATTTGGTTGGAAAGATAAAGAAATCATGA
- a CDS encoding sigma-70 family RNA polymerase sigma factor, which produces MEFSRLYRKVSGIVHRARKDYYIKLWEKDDWDQEGMLVLHQLLRQHPQLASDDSSLYRYYKVKFRNHIKDVIRKQESQKRRFDRMAHEDLDTLSHLVASPGLMNDDLVILRGMLRDYRHQLPASQQANYDQLISGGRFKGRRTMLSDLKSYLSDYKPN; this is translated from the coding sequence ATGGAATTTTCAAGACTCTATCGGAAAGTGTCCGGCATCGTCCACCGTGCCCGCAAGGACTATTATATTAAGCTCTGGGAAAAAGACGACTGGGACCAGGAAGGGATGCTGGTCCTCCATCAACTGCTGAGGCAACATCCCCAGTTGGCCAGCGATGATTCCAGCCTCTATCGCTACTACAAGGTTAAGTTCAGGAATCACATCAAAGATGTCATTCGCAAACAAGAAAGTCAGAAACGCCGGTTTGACCGCATGGCTCACGAAGACCTAGACACTCTCTCCCACCTAGTAGCCAGTCCCGGCCTTATGAACGACGACTTGGTCATTCTTCGCGGGATGTTGCGCGACTATCGCCACCAACTTCCGGCCTCCCAACAAGCCAACTATGATCAGCTGATAAGCGGCGGCCGCTTCAAAGGCCGCAGAACAATGCTATCGGATTTAAAAAGCTACCTCAGTGACTACAAACCTAATTAG
- a CDS encoding gamma-glutamylcysteine synthetase yields the protein MERAKELLKRRYLDPIKDNPEIYIGIELEYPIVHLDGQATDIQLAKQLMVELTHRFAFKVEKMDDEGNPIQLRHANDDCILFEVSYNTIEFAFAKAKKIQEVEERLKQYVEYIQTFLRQQRHELQGKGVNPNWQINDNRPVSSPRYQMLMGFLTLAKDYPTMHLYPIYGAFICGNQVQFDVSKANVFRVLNAFNKIEAVKAYLFANSASPTVLPDATISRDHFWEASMHGFFKENIGLYSEEFHSEEDYLAYMGRSAIFHAEREGEFYYFCPWQAQDYLKQSQILAYDSKGLQRILQPLEKDFDTHRSYHYQELTSRGTVEFRSVCAQPWEKTFAPTAFQLGLLENLASFEQILLTTDFYQIYGTDYQALRQRFSRNNVEPTELEAIRQLSKELLDCSIQGLCQRGYQEEKYLQGLLT from the coding sequence ATGGAAAGAGCAAAAGAATTATTGAAACGTCGCTACTTAGATCCTATTAAGGATAACCCGGAGATCTATATCGGCATTGAGTTGGAATACCCCATCGTTCACCTAGATGGACAAGCAACCGACATCCAACTTGCCAAGCAATTGATGGTTGAGCTAACCCATCGATTTGCTTTTAAAGTGGAAAAAATGGATGATGAGGGAAATCCCATTCAGTTACGGCATGCGAATGACGACTGTATTCTGTTTGAAGTGTCCTACAATACCATTGAATTTGCATTTGCCAAAGCCAAGAAAATCCAAGAAGTGGAAGAGCGTCTGAAGCAATATGTAGAATATATCCAGACTTTTTTGCGCCAACAACGGCATGAGTTGCAAGGAAAAGGAGTCAATCCTAATTGGCAGATCAATGATAACCGCCCTGTTTCCTCTCCACGCTATCAAATGTTAATGGGCTTTTTAACCCTAGCCAAGGATTATCCAACGATGCACCTGTATCCAATTTACGGAGCCTTTATCTGTGGAAACCAAGTACAATTCGATGTTTCCAAAGCGAATGTTTTCCGAGTGCTCAACGCTTTTAATAAGATAGAGGCAGTTAAAGCCTACTTATTTGCAAATTCAGCCTCGCCCACCGTTCTTCCAGACGCGACTATTTCACGCGATCACTTTTGGGAGGCGTCTATGCATGGTTTTTTCAAGGAGAATATAGGCCTTTATTCTGAAGAATTTCATTCTGAGGAAGACTACCTTGCTTACATGGGACGTTCGGCAATTTTTCACGCAGAACGAGAGGGCGAATTTTATTATTTTTGCCCGTGGCAAGCCCAAGACTACCTCAAGCAGTCTCAAATACTGGCCTATGATTCCAAAGGATTGCAACGAATACTACAACCGCTAGAAAAAGATTTTGACACCCACCGCTCTTATCATTATCAAGAATTAACTAGCCGGGGGACTGTTGAATTTCGTAGCGTTTGTGCCCAGCCGTGGGAAAAGACATTTGCCCCAACAGCCTTTCAGTTGGGCTTGTTAGAAAACCTAGCCTCCTTTGAGCAGATATTATTAACAACTGATTTTTACCAAATATATGGCACTGATTATCAAGCGCTCCGGCAGCGTTTTTCCAGAAACAATGTAGAGCCTACAGAGCTAGAGGCGATTCGACAACTGTCTAAAGAGTTGCTGGATTGTTCTATTCAGGGCCTTTGTCAAAGAGGCTATCAAGAAGAAAAATATTTACAAGGACTGCTAACCTAA
- the rplQ gene encoding 50S ribosomal protein L17, translating into MAYRKLGRTSSQRKAMLRDLTTDLLINESIVTTEARAKEIRKTVEKMITLGKRGDLHARRQAAAFVRNEIASENYDEATDKYTSTTALQKLFSELAPRYAERNGGYTRILKTEPRRGDAAPMAIIELV; encoded by the coding sequence ATGGCATACCGTAAACTAGGACGCACTAGCTCACAACGTAAAGCGATGCTTCGCGATTTGACAACTGACCTTTTGATCAACGAATCAATCGTAACAACTGAAGCTCGTGCTAAAGAAATCCGTAAAACAGTTGAAAAAATGATCACACTTGGTAAACGTGGAGATTTGCATGCCCGTCGTCAAGCAGCTGCTTTTGTACGCAACGAAATTGCATCAGAAAACTACGACGAAGCTACTGACAAGTATACTTCTACTACAGCACTTCAAAAATTGTTCTCTGAATTGGCACCTCGTTATGCAGAGCGCAACGGTGGATACACTCGTATTCTCAAAACTGAACCACGTCGTGGTGATGCTGCACCGATGGCAATTATCGAACTTGTATAA
- a CDS encoding DNA-directed RNA polymerase subunit alpha, with translation MIEFEKPTITKIDENKDYGRFVIEPLERGYGTTLGNSLRRVLLASLPGAAVTSIKIDGVLHEFDTVPGVREDVMQIILNIKGIAVKSYVEDEKKIELDVVGPAEITAGDILTDSDIEIVNPDHYLFTIAEGAKFQATLTIGSGRGYVPAEGNKKDDAPVGTLAVDSIYTPVKKVNYQVEPARVGSNDGFDKLTLEIMTNGTIIPEDALGLSARILMEHLGLFTDLTEVAKSTEVMKEAEVASDDRMLDRTIEELDLSVRSYNCLKRAGINTVFDLTEKTEPEMMKVRNLGRKSLEEVKVKLADLGLGLKKDK, from the coding sequence ATGATTGAGTTTGAAAAACCAACTATAACAAAAATTGATGAAAATAAAGATTACGGCAGATTTGTCATCGAACCACTTGAACGTGGCTACGGTACAACTCTTGGGAACTCACTTCGTCGCGTACTTCTCGCATCACTACCAGGTGCTGCAGTAACCTCCATCAAAATTGATGGCGTACTCCACGAATTCGACACAGTTCCAGGTGTCCGTGAAGATGTTATGCAGATTATTCTGAACATCAAAGGCATTGCTGTAAAATCTTATGTCGAAGACGAAAAGAAAATCGAACTGGATGTAGTAGGCCCAGCAGAAATTACTGCCGGAGATATTCTTACAGACAGTGACATTGAAATTGTAAACCCAGACCATTATCTCTTTACCATTGCTGAAGGCGCTAAGTTCCAAGCCACTTTGACAATTGGTTCAGGACGCGGCTACGTTCCAGCAGAAGGAAACAAGAAGGATGATGCACCTGTGGGAACACTCGCAGTAGATTCTATCTATACGCCAGTGAAAAAAGTCAACTACCAAGTTGAACCAGCTCGTGTTGGTAGCAATGATGGTTTTGACAAATTAACACTTGAAATCATGACAAATGGCACCATTATTCCTGAAGATGCCTTAGGTCTTTCAGCGCGCATTTTGATGGAACACTTGGGTCTCTTTACTGACTTGACCGAAGTAGCAAAATCAACAGAAGTGATGAAAGAAGCCGAAGTTGCTTCTGACGATCGCATGCTTGATCGTACAATTGAGGAATTGGATTTGTCTGTCCGTTCATACAACTGTCTGAAACGTGCAGGTATCAATACTGTATTTGATTTGACAGAAAAAACGGAACCAGAAATGATGAAAGTACGAAATCTTGGACGCAAGAGCTTGGAAGAAGTCAAAGTTAAATTGGCTGATCTTGGTCTAGGATTGAAAAAAGATAAATAA
- the rpsK gene encoding 30S ribosomal protein S11 has translation MAKPTRKRRVKKNIESGIAHIHATFNNTIVMITDVHGNAIAWSSAGALGFKGSRKSTPFAAQMASEAAAKSAQEHGLKTVEVTVKGPGSGRESAIRALAAAGLEVTAIRDVTPVPHNGARPPKRRRV, from the coding sequence TTGGCTAAACCAACGCGTAAACGTCGTGTGAAAAAGAATATCGAATCTGGTATCGCTCATATTCACGCTACATTTAATAACACTATTGTTATGATTACTGATGTGCATGGTAACGCTATTGCTTGGTCATCAGCTGGTGCTCTTGGTTTCAAAGGTTCTCGTAAATCTACACCATTCGCAGCACAAATGGCTTCAGAAGCAGCTGCTAAATCTGCACAAGAACACGGTCTTAAAACAGTTGAAGTTACCGTTAAAGGCCCAGGTTCAGGTCGTGAGTCTGCTATCCGCGCTCTTGCTGCCGCTGGTCTTGAAGTAACAGCAATTCGTGATGTGACTCCTGTACCACACAATGGTGCTCGTCCTCCAAAACGTCGCCGTGTATAA
- the rpsM gene encoding 30S ribosomal protein S13, with protein sequence MARIAGVDIPNDKRVVISLTYVYGIGLATSKKILAAAGISEDVRVKDLTSDQEDAIRREVDAIKVEGDLRREVNLNIKRLMEIGSYRGIRHRRGLPVRGQNTKNNARTRKGKAVAIAGKKK encoded by the coding sequence ATGGCTCGTATTGCTGGAGTTGACATTCCAAATGACAAACGTGTAGTAATTTCATTGACTTACGTTTACGGTATCGGTCTCGCAACTTCTAAGAAAATTCTTGCTGCTGCAGGTATCTCAGAAGATGTTCGCGTGAAAGACTTGACATCTGATCAAGAAGACGCTATCCGTCGTGAAGTTGATGCGATTAAAGTGGAAGGTGACCTTCGTCGTGAAGTGAACTTGAACATCAAACGTTTGATGGAAATCGGTTCATACCGTGGTATCCGTCACCGTCGTGGACTTCCTGTCCGTGGACAAAACACCAAAAACAATGCCCGCACTCGTAAAGGTAAAGCTGTTGCGATCGCAGGTAAGAAAAAATAA
- the rpmJ gene encoding 50S ribosomal protein L36: MKVRPSVKPICEYCKVIRRNGRVMVICPANPKHKQRQG; encoded by the coding sequence ATGAAAGTAAGACCATCGGTCAAACCAATTTGCGAATACTGCAAAGTTATTCGTCGTAATGGTCGTGTTATGGTGATTTGCCCAGCAAACCCTAAACACAAGCAACGTCAAGGTTAA
- the infA gene encoding translation initiation factor IF-1: protein MAKEDVIEIEGKVVDTMPNAMFTVELENGHQVLATVSGKIRKNYIRILVGDRVTVELSPYDLTRGRITYRFK from the coding sequence ATGGCGAAAGAAGATGTGATTGAAATTGAAGGCAAAGTAGTTGATACAATGCCGAATGCTATGTTTACTGTTGAGTTGGAAAATGGGCACCAAGTTCTTGCGACTGTTTCAGGTAAAATCCGTAAAAACTACATCCGTATTTTGGTCGGAGACCGTGTGACAGTTGAACTAAGTCCTTATGACTTGACGCGTGGACGTATCACATACCGCTTTAAATAA